Below is a genomic region from Penaeus vannamei isolate JL-2024 chromosome 18, ASM4276789v1, whole genome shotgun sequence.
gatagatagataaatagatagatagaaagatagatagatagatagatagatagatagatttatatatatatatatatatatatatatatatatatatatatatatatatatatatatatatatatacatgtacatatacatgtacatatatatatatatatatatatatatatatatatatatatatatatatatatatatatatatatatatatatatatatatatatatatatatatatatttttatttatatataaaaaaatatatatatatatatatatatatatatatatatagtgtagtgtgtgtgcttgtgtgtgtatgttttaaacatatatatatatatatatatatatatatatatatatatatatatatatatatatatgagtgtgtgtgcgtgtgtgtagatatatatatgtatgtatatatatatatatatatatatatatatatatatatatatatatatatatatatatatatatatatatatatacacatatatatacatatatatatatatatatatatatatatatatatatatatgtatgtataatatatttatattatatatatatatatatatatatatatatatatatatatataaatgtataatatatatatacatgtatgagtgtgtgtgctttttgtgtgtatgttttaaatatatatatatatatatatatatatatatatatatatatatatatatatatatatatatatatatatatatatatttatatatatatgtatatatatttatgtatgtatatatatacatatatatatacatatatacgtatatatatacatttatgtatatgtgtgtgtgtatatatatatatatatatatatatatatatatatatatatatgcatatatatatatatatatatatatatatgtatatatatatatatatatatatatatatatgcatatatgtgtatatatatgtatatatatatggataaatacttatatatatgtatatatatatatatatatatatatatatatatatatatatatatagacagagagagagagagagagagagagagagagagagagagagagagagagagagagagagagagagagagagagagagagagaaagagagaaagagaaagagagagagaaagagaagagagaaagagagagggggaggaagaagggagagagagagagagagagagagagagaggaagagaagagagagagagagagagagagagagagagagagagaagaagagaagaagaagaagaagagagagagagagagagagagagagaattagggtcCAATGGTAAACTACCTTTCTTATGTGTCAGTATAAGCAGAGAGGATAATAGTTTTTCAGCTGCAACATACAGGGAACCGACATACACAGGCCTCACCACGAAATTCGATTCTTTCATTACTGTCAAGAACAAAACCAATTTGAAAAATACCCTCATCAATAGAGCATACAAGATATCAAAGTCTTACCTAATTTTCACCAAAGAAATAGACTCTCTCACTGACATTCTAAGAAGGAATGGTTTTCCATTGTTTGTCATCCAGAAGTCCATCAGACAAACCTTAAACAATATCTTTGTGAAAAGAGAACCAGTACAACTTGCTGCCAAAGATAgaatttatttaaatattctaTTCATAGGCCCTATGAGATGAGTTATACTATTAGAAGAAAATTAGCAAACTTTATTAACTTGCATTGTTCAACTGTGGACTTAAGGATCATTTTCACTTTCACAAACACCATTGGCCATTGCTTCAAAGTCAAAGACAAAATTCCCGATCTTTTATGTTCATCTGTTGTGTATAAATTCACGTGCAATGCAATGCTGCTTATATAGGAAAGACTTCCAGGAATCTTTTCATCCGTTTCCCCAGTGCGTGAACATTGCCAACACAATAACCATAATTTGCCTCTACCCTCTTTAtattagaaagtttgtggatttgTAAAGGACGACCAAACCTGAATAAATATTTAGCCTCCACTGATTTGGAATTGTTACGCTTATAACCACAATAGTCTGCCCTGTTTTTTTGTATACTCGCACATTTTCTATtatcaaatgtaaacagaaaacgaCCGATGACAGCTGCGTTCTCTGtaaattttatattcatattatgtacgatgtttttaaaccttcatagttttatgttgtgttattgttgcagctactcattgataatgggtgacgaACTCTACACTCGAAACATTTGAGATGAATAAAGATGTTGTTCTcgataagcctggtttatctgttccttatacgcctccgcttcccgaatggttcaatatatatatatatatatatatatatatatatatatatatatatatatatatatatatatatatatatatatatatatatatatatatatatatatatatatatatatgtatatatatacatatatatacatatatatacatatatatacatatatatatatttatttatttatatatatatatatatatacatatatatatatatatatatatatatatatatatatatgtgtgtgtgtgtgtgtgtgtgtgtgtgtgtgtgttttgtgtgtgggtgtgtttgtttgtttgtgtgtgtgtgtgtgtgtgtgtgtgtgtgtgtgtgtgtgtgtgtgtgtgtgtgtgtgtgtgtgtgtgtgtgtgtgtgtgtgtgtgtgtgtgtaagtatatatatatatatatatatatatatatatatacattatatgtatgtatgtatgtatatatatacatatatacatatatatatatatatatatatatatatatatgtgtgtgtgtgtgtgtgtgtgtgtgtgtgtgtgtgtgtgtgtgtgtgtgtgtgtgtgtgtgtgtgtgtgtgtgtgtgtgtatgtatgtatgtatgtatatatatatatatatatatatatatatatatatatatatatatatatatatatatatttatatttatacatatataaataaatagaaaagtaaCGTGCCCAGCTTGCCAGGTTCAGTGAAGACATGTTGGTGGAAAATACAGTTGACAGCTGCGTGACTGCTGCCCACATATGGTTTGAAATGGCACGTGTGAGTCAAGATATCATGACACCAGACGGCAGTAGGCTTCCTACTGAAATCTGGCAGCATTCAAGGCAAGCGAGATCAGAAATTATATGTATTTAAGGACAGCTAGAAACGCTGTCCTAAAGTGCAtttaatttatgtatttaattcatgtatttatgtatttaattatgtatttaaGGACAGTGTTTCTAGCAGCAGTGACTGAACATGAGCGTGAGGTTCACATTTCCCAGGGTGGCAACGATGGCGAGACTCGAGCAGAATCGTCAACTGATGAAAATGGGATCAAGGCGATTTAGGGCAAAAAAAGGAAGCCTTGGGGATCTGTGGCTTCCGCAGACTGGAGAACATGAGGTCAAGACCACCAGAAGACGACCCGCACTTTGTCACGTGACGTCTGCTAAGGCTCGTGACGTGTTGAGCAAAGTAGAGAAACTGAAAGGACTGACATGAGCAAATGTTTATTCATAAGATTCAAAACCAGGTGAATTGTAGGCCAGAAAATTAGGATTTGCGGTTTCGATGAGTGTGAAGGAATAAAAAAGCATCAAGGACAGAGATAAACTTTGAAAGGATTACATAATTCATTGTGTCAGTACTGTGAGTAATATTACACATACACGAAatatatcacattatcattattatcttacattatcaataatgtgtgtgtgtgtgtgtgtgtgtgtgtgtgtgtgtgtgtgtgtgtgtgtgtgtgtgtgtgtgtgtgtgtgtgtgtgtatatatatatatatatatatatatatatatatatatatatatatatatatatatatatatatatatatatatatatatatatatatatatatatatatatatatatatatatatatatatatgtatatatatacatacattttgctCGGGAACCATTGCTATGTCCACCAATTGACTATGGACTTCGATGAGTTACATACCACACCAGTATCACTGTTCAaggtacttatatatgtaaatttattaagTAATCATTGAAATCCTTCTTCCTACCTCAGTGGCAGAATTAGTGTTTTGGGGGAGGCCTGTCACTTAGCTCATATTATGCCCATTAAGGGGCCCCTTCGTCAATGACATTATGGGGCCCCCTTACTCGGAGCAACCCTCTAACTCGCCCACACCCatcttgttttcatatatatatatatatatatatatatatatatatatatatatatatatatatatatatatatatgtatgtatgtatgtatgtatgtatgtatatatatatgtatatatatatatatatatatatatatatatatatatatatatatatatatatatatatatatatatttcgtgctACAATGACAAATAAGTGTTTAGCGATATACAAACATGGACTGCGTCCTCATGATTTTAGATTTATCACAAACCAGAGCTACTTTTATTCAAGTGGGTTTCCATACTCCAAGGCTTCCTATTTCGAATACTCATTAATGGAACATTtcagttatttaaaaaaaatccacatttgAAAGTCTTTTACCAGGGTCCCTAAAGTTCGGGCGGCCCCCAGTCTTATGGGTCCTCTTCTATGACATGTTTATGATTAAGATTGTATCCAATAGGTAAAACAAATAAGCAAGTGAGAGAAGAACTTCGTGTTCAGATTAGCATTACGTGTCAAAATGCACATTCCATATGACCACAAAACATGCATGACATTGTTTAGAGTTTCCAAGCTTGCTATAAGGGCCTGGGATGCTGCTTCCTAGGATATGTGAAACAGTACTCCtaaaatcctctttctctttcctcattaaCCATCATACTGTGCAGCCGCCCTTTTTAGCTTACGCTATGTCGATATAactgaaatatttatttatcttaataaGTCTTGAATTTGACTTTCGGAGTATAatctggttaaaaaaaaagaagaaagaaggaacagaCTAGGTTCGCGATCCAGTCTCCCATCTTCAGTTGTCTTCCATCACTGGCATTACGAAATCGGCATCATGGGAGCTACATACACTCTGACGTCAACAATCTGCAGATGATCAGTATCGCTGGAAACCTTCTGGACGACGACGTACCGGCCACAAATGCCGATGTCATGGGTGAAGTTGAGGCGCCATTCTGCTGCTGTGTACGGGCCTGCATACTGCCCGATCAAGTTCCAGCTGGAGAAGTCTTCGCCGTTCCTCGGGGTGGAGCTGACTCGAATCTGAAGGGGAGGGAACTGGAAGTAGTTTTCGTAATGTAATATGTAGAGGGGGGACAAAGATCAGGTAGGAATAAGAGAATAGCAAAAAATACACATTTGCTGGCGGcaatgtgcgtgtgagtgtcgaTTATGTTCAGTTGAAAACTAAATTAATAAGCAATATTTATGCTTCATTTCgagaaaatgtttcttataaacaccataagaggataaagagactgaaaaacgaaaaaaatcctaaaagcctTATGAATCTAGATTTTGGTTAATATATTATAGCCGTGGTATATCCACTGCCATACTTGTGGCTCAATCAGCTTCTGTTTAAGACGTTGGCTTTCCATGGTATGGACACAGTTGTGACGAAGGGAAAGTGCGTGGGATGTGACCCTCACTCcctcgagaaaaaaaaagctacagTCGACAAATGAGGTTAAAACCGGTATTTGACGGCAAATTCCTACACATTTCTGAGCAATCTTTTGTGGATCGATGAATAAGCAAAGCAAGCAGATTATTGCGTATTGCGTTAATGTGACTAATAAATGTGAATTCAATTTGAAGATACAACCAATTCTAATCGCCCTATTCTATTGGGTTACAAACCCCCCTTCTACGCAGTTTTCGCGTCGGCACGGAATGTGGATAAAATTACTGTGTCAAAAACAACCTGAGATCTGTCAATGTAACTGACTGAGATATAATAGAAGGGGAATAACGAATGATGAAACATGTTCTTTTGAAAGGCAATGAAATTACTAACGAAACAAGGTTCCTGACTTTGTCGCACACGGACTAGGCTGTTCCAAAGTGTCCATTGACAAGGTCAGAGAAAACCCAACAGCTCGCAGCAAACAGAAACCATACAGTGTTCGATGACTgctgaacgcccccccccccccccctttcaatagCCTTGTTTTACTCGTTCACTAGAACTGCCCCATGCTTTCACCAGAGTCGAGCATGCTTATGAGATATTATAACATATTACTCCAaaatttatcattaatgttctgAGAGGTATGCCACTAGGAAAAAGTTTTCACAAACCTCTACATCGTGAAATCTACCAACAGCTGGCGCGAAATCGTATCGAGGCAAGACCTCCACCGCGCGCACCAACCTATGCTGCAGCAGGTCTATCATCCACCATGCACGGGCAATGCCATTGGCGCTGTGGTACATGGTACTGTCCGAATCGTCTACAGCATTATGCGGATAAAACCTGTTTGGGCATGAGAGAGATATACTTTTTCTAAAGAGTTAATGAGGACACAGTACACGTGC
It encodes:
- the LOC138864839 gene encoding uncharacterized protein translates to MRCSTLHGMAFIYKDGTCDIYGPSQVDFSGQERLFRRLISPPPGPLEEVSRGKPSEATANYPSFYPHNAVDDSDSTMYHSANGIARAWWMIDLLQHRLVRAVEVLPRYDFAPAVGRFHDVEKLIEPQIRVSSTPRNGEDFSSWNLIGQYAGPYTAAEWRLNFTHDIGICGRYVVVQKVSSDTDHLQIVDVRVYVAPMMPIS